The region AGAATTCCAATAATCACTTATTAATGAATAGTGATATTATTTCAGAAATAAAGGGAAGTCAGGCTGCATTAAGTAAAACAGTAGGAATCTCTTTGCAAGCGGGCTATGCAGTCCCGGTTTTATCTGCTGCGACCAATTACTTTTTAAATTTTACTTCGGCACAAAATGCCGCGAATATGATCCAGTCGCAACGAGATTATTTTGGAGCGCATACCTATGAACGTACCGATAAGCCTCGAGGGGATTTTTTTCATACCCAATGGAAAAACAATAATTAATGGATATACAGTTACTTTTTGCCGTTTTCGCAGGAATTGCGCTCTTGCTTTTCCTTATTTTAAAACTCAAAATCCAGGCTTTTTTAGCTTTATTAATAGTTTGTATCGCCGTAGGAATTCTCGCGGGAATGCCTGCGACTGAAATTCTGGACACGATGAAAGACGGGATGGGCAGCACCCTGGGTTTTGTAGCAACAGTAGTTGGTTTGGGAGCTTTATTCGGCGGAGTTTTAGAACAATCTGGTGGGGCGCAACGCCTGGCTTCTTTTCTATTGAAGAAAACTGGCGATAAAAAAGCTCCGTGGGCAATGATGGTTACCGGTTTTGCCGTAGCCATTCCTGTATTTTTTGATGTTGCTTTTATCATTTTAGTACCGGTAACTTATGCGTTGAGCAAACGTACGGGAAAATCACTGTTGCTTTATGCTTTGCCGCTACTGGCAGGTTTAGCGATAACACACGCGTTTATTCCGCCAACGCCGGGACCAATTGCAGTGGCCGATATTTTGGGTGCCGATTTAGGTTGGGTTATTGTTTTTGGATTTTTAGCCGGAATTCCTGCTGCAATAATCAGCGGGCCAATTTTCGCACGGTATATTTCCAAAAGAATTCAGATAGAACCTAAAACCTTTACTGAAGAAATTGAATATGATGAAGAAAAAGCGCCCTCACCGGGACTTATTATTTCTATAATTCTAATTCCTATTTTTCTAATTGTAGCAAATACCTTAGTGCAAAGCCCTTTATTTAATGGGGTTTCAATTCCGGAAGGGCTTTTATACACGATAGAATTAGTAGGCCATCCTTTTTCGGCTTTAATAATTGCAAATCTTGTCGCCTGGTATTTTTTGGGAGTGAGACGTGGAATGCAAAAAGAATTTTTACTGAAAGTTGCTACCAAATCTTTCCAGGCGGCAGGGATAATTATTTTACTAACCGGTGCAGGTGGAGCTTTTAAACAAATCCTTATTGAAACAGGAGCGGGGGAGATGATTGCCGATGCTTTAAATAATGCCTGGTTTAATCCTTTACTTTTCGGGTTTATTGTAGCGGCTTTGGTTAGAATTTTACAGGGATCTTCTACCGTTGCGATGATCACAGCGGCCGGGATTACCGCTCCAATTTTAACCGGAGGAGGCTATTCTATGGCTCAAACTTCGCTTATTGTAATTGCAATCGCTTCGGGAGCTTCAATTTTATCTCACGTTAACGATAGCGGGTTTTGGCTGGTAGGACAATATTTAGGATTAACCGAAAAAGAAACCTTTAAATCCTGGTCAATGATGACAACTATTATCGCAATTGTTGGTTTGCTGGTTTCTTTAATTTTGTGGTATTTAATTTAATTAATTTGCTTCAATAGTAAACTCTAAAGTATCTACAATATCCCCATATTCATCTACCTTAATTTCAAAATCTATTGCTTCACTGGAAGTGTAACCTAATTTCTGCATTTGTACAGGATCAATTTCAGCAGTGTAATTTCCGGGTTTTAATCCCAGGTAGGTGAAATAACCATCTCCTTCGGTTAAAATTTCTTTTACAAGATTTCCGTTTTCATCTAAAATGTTTACTGTAATCCTTCCCTGGCCGCTAAGACTATTTCCTTTTTTAACATAAACCATTCCGGCAACTTCCCCTAAAACTTCTACCGGTACTTCAATTTCCTGGAACTGGTTAGGAACGGTGTGAACTTTAATCTTTTCATTTTTAACTTTCCAGGCAATGTTATCCAGGCTGTTTGGATCTACTTCCAGGATAATATCTACATAAGGCTGAAGCTCGGTGATTCTCAAAACAGTTTCATCTTCATTATACGAAAGTCGGCCAGATGTATTTTTAATTTCCATTCTACTCACCGCAGGTTCCATTGGATCTCTTTTTCCGTTAGTATTATAATCCAGAAACGGGATAATACTTAATGCAGCTCTGGACATTGCAGTACGGTTATTTGCCATTACATAACCGGTATTATCGTCTAACATTAAACTACCCCGAGCCGATTGTACAAAAGAATTGTTCCTGTTACCCAGCCTGGAGGTCATTGAAGTTTGGGCAAAATTGAAAGCATATCTTAAGCCAATTTCAAAAATATGGGCGTTTCTAAGCATATTATTTTCGTAGGCAACATTTAGAAATCCGTTTTCAAAAACAGGGCGTTCTACTTCCAGGATAATATTATTGAACTGATTTCGGCTAAAATCGTATTGTACCTGTGGAGAAAACAAGAATTTATTCGGAAGCCTGTAATTTTGGGATAGGGAAGTATAAATAGTGGGCTCTTTCACACGATCGTTATAAATCCCGTAGGTGGTAAGGTTAGTGCTAATGCCCATAATTGCCCCGGAAAGTAATAATTGTGCCGTAGTAAACTCGGTGGTAGGCATAATAATCTGGTTCACGCTAAACCTACTAAACATCGAAAAATTTTCAGACCGAATTGGCGCCGAAAAACTAATCTTTCTTTCTTCCAAATAATTAAAATTAATCGCGGTTTGATTTTCGTCGTATTTAATATAATTAAGATCTACCTGGATGTTGCCTGGGGTACGGTAACTTAAAATTCCTTCTCCTTTAACGCCATGCATATATTCTCCCGTAAAAAGGAAATTTGAAGCAAAACGAATTGAGGAATTTACAAAGGGCATCACTTCGCCACTGGTCACGCCGGTAAGATACTCGGCTCCACCACCAATAGTAATAGAATTACTAAGTCCGTAATTAAAATTAGCCCTCGAAAAGCGGTTAAGGTCTTCATTTTCAACAATCCCGGCGCTAATGGTATATTCCAACTCATTTTTGGGAACAAAATTATAAGGAATATTGATCACCCTTTCCTGAACACGCTCTTCTCCATAAGGCCCGTAGAACCTGAGGCTTACGGCGGTATTTCCATACATTAACGGGACATCAAACGTGTAAAAACCTGAAGCATCTGCCTGGGTAAATTCTACTAAAATATTATTTACATAAAGTTCTACCGTCCATCGCGGTTCGGTATAATCGTTAAGCACGTAAGTTCCAAAAGACCTGCGATTTTGAAATGGACTATTACTAATTTGCACTCCACTTACCGGGGCGAATAGGGAAGAGGTGGCACGGGTAAAGATTCTACCTGCGGTTACCTGCTTAAAAATCTTGTTTTCATTATTCACGTAGCGCCATTGGTAAAACTGGTTCCTGGAATCGAAAGGAACTCGTGTAGAATAATTAAGCATTAAGTTGGTCTCGCCGCCAAGAAACATTGTTCCCAGGCCTAAAGATAATCGGTTATCATTTTCGAATTCACTTTGCTGTGTGGTAACCACTCCCCAGTCTAAAGCGCCACCTTTAAAAAGCGGATATCGTCTTTCCATCGTCGTATCGGCGTTTACAACACCTCTTACGCGATTCAGGTTCTCCCGTACTTTTCTTAGTCGCATTTCTTTGATTACCGGGAGATCTTTTTCGGTTTTCATAGTTACCGAAAGACTTCTAAAAGAAAAATTGGTATTTAAGCCGAAAATATCTCCGAATAAATTCGATTTTAAATAAAGGTTTAAAGGTGTCTGGATATATTCTTCATCGCTAAGTGAAAACTCTTCATTTTTATAAAGAATCTTATTTTCTGAAGGATTTATTTGATATGTAGAATCGGGGTTTATAATAAAACCTTCTACACCCTTAGAGGTTTCTTCATTTTTAATCTTTAAATAATCAAAAAGTTCTTTTACCGGGATATAAGCATCCTGACCCTTTATGGCGATAGGGATTTCTATAGTTCCAAGATCGGGAACATTCATTTCTACGCTTAATTCGTCGTATTCTGGGAGATCTTCCTGGGCAAAACCTGTAAATGCTAATAGAAACAGGCAAATTGCCGAAAAAAACTTTTTATAAAACTCCACAGAAAAAGCGCAGGTTAGGGTTTGCATTTCGCTTAACGTTCTTACTATTGATGGATAAAATTAAGGGTGAAATTACCAAAATAAGTGCCTGGAAGAGTACCCGAATTATCTGGAGGTATGGTTAAAGTACCTCCTATAAATACCTCGTTTGGCGTTTGGGCACTTGCTGCCTGAGTAACAAAAGTTCGTTGTCCTGTACTAAAACTATTAATTGTAAGTGTTATTTCAGCCCCGGTATCCTGATT is a window of Salegentibacter salegens DNA encoding:
- a CDS encoding GntP family permease: MDIQLLFAVFAGIALLLFLILKLKIQAFLALLIVCIAVGILAGMPATEILDTMKDGMGSTLGFVATVVGLGALFGGVLEQSGGAQRLASFLLKKTGDKKAPWAMMVTGFAVAIPVFFDVAFIILVPVTYALSKRTGKSLLLYALPLLAGLAITHAFIPPTPGPIAVADILGADLGWVIVFGFLAGIPAAIISGPIFARYISKRIQIEPKTFTEEIEYDEEKAPSPGLIISIILIPIFLIVANTLVQSPLFNGVSIPEGLLYTIELVGHPFSALIIANLVAWYFLGVRRGMQKEFLLKVATKSFQAAGIIILLTGAGGAFKQILIETGAGEMIADALNNAWFNPLLFGFIVAALVRILQGSSTVAMITAAGITAPILTGGGYSMAQTSLIVIAIASGASILSHVNDSGFWLVGQYLGLTEKETFKSWSMMTTIIAIVGLLVSLILWYLI
- a CDS encoding carboxypeptidase-like regulatory domain-containing protein, producing MQTLTCAFSVEFYKKFFSAICLFLLAFTGFAQEDLPEYDELSVEMNVPDLGTIEIPIAIKGQDAYIPVKELFDYLKIKNEETSKGVEGFIINPDSTYQINPSENKILYKNEEFSLSDEEYIQTPLNLYLKSNLFGDIFGLNTNFSFRSLSVTMKTEKDLPVIKEMRLRKVRENLNRVRGVVNADTTMERRYPLFKGGALDWGVVTTQQSEFENDNRLSLGLGTMFLGGETNLMLNYSTRVPFDSRNQFYQWRYVNNENKIFKQVTAGRIFTRATSSLFAPVSGVQISNSPFQNRRSFGTYVLNDYTEPRWTVELYVNNILVEFTQADASGFYTFDVPLMYGNTAVSLRFYGPYGEERVQERVINIPYNFVPKNELEYTISAGIVENEDLNRFSRANFNYGLSNSITIGGGAEYLTGVTSGEVMPFVNSSIRFASNFLFTGEYMHGVKGEGILSYRTPGNIQVDLNYIKYDENQTAINFNYLEERKISFSAPIRSENFSMFSRFSVNQIIMPTTEFTTAQLLLSGAIMGISTNLTTYGIYNDRVKEPTIYTSLSQNYRLPNKFLFSPQVQYDFSRNQFNNIILEVERPVFENGFLNVAYENNMLRNAHIFEIGLRYAFNFAQTSMTSRLGNRNNSFVQSARGSLMLDDNTGYVMANNRTAMSRAALSIIPFLDYNTNGKRDPMEPAVSRMEIKNTSGRLSYNEDETVLRITELQPYVDIILEVDPNSLDNIAWKVKNEKIKVHTVPNQFQEIEVPVEVLGEVAGMVYVKKGNSLSGQGRITVNILDENGNLVKEILTEGDGYFTYLGLKPGNYTAEIDPVQMQKLGYTSSEAIDFEIKVDEYGDIVDTLEFTIEAN